TTGTTGTTGGCTCGTCGCGAGTAAGCTCTACTGCGGTAAGAGAGCAACTGGCATTAGGGAACTTGGAGCAAGCAAGGCGTTTACTTGGCCATCCTTTCATTTTAAGTGGTAAGGTTGCTCACGGACAAAAATTAGGCCGTACGATCGGTTTTCCAACCGCTAACATCGCGTTAAAGCGACATGTGGTACCGATTCGAGGCGTCTTTGCCGTTCGTTTGTACTGGGATGGCAGTGATATATATGATGGAGTGGCTAATGTGGGGTTTAGACCCACTGTCAATGGTCAAACCTGCAGATTAGAAGTCCACTTGTTTGATTTCACCGGTGATTTATACGGTAAACGAGTGGAAGTAGAACTAGTGGCAAAGATCCGTGATGAACAACCTTTTGAGTCATTGGACGCGCTAAAAAAACAGATTTTAAATGATGCAAATGAAGCTCGCGCTTTATTTAGCAACGATGCTAGCTGAAATGAATCAGCTTTAAATAATGGTATGGGATCAATGAGCGACTATAAATTTACTTTGAATTTGCCGGAAACAGAGTTTCCGATGCGCGGTAATTTGGCAAATCGCGAGCCAGAAATGTTAAATAGCTGGACGCAAGATGGACTGTATCAACAGATCCGTGAAAGCCGTATCGGCCGTAAACCTTTCATTCTGCACGATGGCCCTCCATACGCCAATGGCAGCATTCATATTGGTCACTCTGTAAACAAAATTCTTAAAGACATCATTGTTAAGTCAAAAACCATGTCTGGTTTTGACGCGCCTTATATTCCTGGGTGGGATTGTCATGGACTACCCATTGAGCTAAAAGTTGAGCAAAAAGTCGGTAAGCCTGGCGTCAAAATTTCTGCGGCAGAGTTTCGTGAAGAATGTCGTAAATATGCCGCTATTCAAGTTGAAGGTCAGCGTGATGACTTCATTCGTTTAGGTGTATTAGGTGATTGGCAAAACCCATATCTCACAATGGATTTTTCAACTGAAGCAAATATCGTTCGTTCATTGGCAAAAGTGATTGATAGCGGTCATTTGCACAAAGGTGTTAAGCCTGTGCATTGGTGTACCGATTGTGGTTCAGCGCTAGCTGAAGCAGAAGTTGAATACGAAGATAAAACATCGCCAGCCATCGACGTGGCTTTTGTGGCAGTTGATAGCCAAGCAGTTGCAGCTAAATTTGGCGTTGAAAATTATGCTAAACCAGTTGCCATGGCTATTTGGACTACAACTCCTTGGACGATTCCTGCTAACCGTGCGTTAGCATTAAGCCCTGAGCTAGATTATAGCTTGGTGGAATTTGTTAAAGACGGCAAAACCACCACATTGATTTTGGCCCAAGTTTTAGTCGAGTCTTGCCTTGAGCGTTACGCTGCAGAGTCACACGTCATTTTAGGTGAAGTAAAGGGCGCTGAGCTTGAGTTAATGCGTTTTAGCCACCCATTTTATGCGTTCGATGTGCCAGCCATTTTAGGCGATCACGTTACGACTGACGCGGGTACTGGTATTGTACATACCGCACCAGGGCATGGTCAGGACGATTTTATTGTTGGTCAAAAATACGGTTTAGAAGTGGCAAACCCCGTTGGCGATAATGGGGTTTATAAAGCTGATACTGAATTTTTTGCCGGTCAGCATGTCTTTAAAGCCAACGCCAATGTGGTTGCGCTGTTAGAAGAAAAAGGCGCGTTATTGCTGCATGTTGCTTATCGTCATAGTTATCCACATTGCTGGCGCCACAAAACACCGATTATTTTCCGTGCTACGCCACAGTGGTTTATCTCTATGGATAACCATGGTTTACGCTCGCAAGCATTAAAAGAAATTGAGCAAACCAAGTGGATCCCTGATTGGGGTCAAAGCCGTATCGAAAAAATGGTTGAAAATCGTCCCGACTGGTGTATCTCTCGTCAGCGTACTTGGGGCGTACCGATCACCTTATTTGTTCACCGTGAAACCGATGAATTACATCCAGACAGTGTTTCACTAATGGAACGTGTCGCGCATCGCATTGAACAACAGGGTATTCAAGCTTGGTGGGATTTAGATGCCAGTGAGTTACTCGGGGATGAAGCAGATCAGTATCGTAAAGTAACTGACACATTAGATGTATGGTTTGACTCAGGTTCATCATTCTCATCTGTTGTTGCTGCACGCCCAGAGTTTCACGGTCATGGCGTTGATTTGTATTTAGAAGGGAGCGATCAGCATCGCGGTTGGTTTATGTCATCATTGATGATTTCAACGGCGATGAATGGTACAGCACCTTATAAGCAAGTGCTGACTCATGGTTTTACCGTTGATGGTAAAGGCCGTAAGATGTCAAAATCTGTTGGTAACGTGATAGCGCCACTACAAGTGATCAATAAGCTTGGGGCTGACATTTTACGCTTATGGGTTGCCGCAACGGATTACAGTGGCGAAATGACCGTATCTGATGAAATTTTAAATCGTAGTGCTGACGCATATCGTCGTATTCGTAATACTGCTCGTTTCTTGTTAGCGAATCTAAATGGTTTTAACCCAGAAACAGACATGATTGCCTCAGAAGACATGGTCGCATTAGATCGTTGGGTTGTTCGCCGTGCAGCGGTACTGCAACAAGAAATTATCGAAGCGTATGATCAATACAACTTCCACCAAGTGACCCAAAAATTGATGCAGTTCTGCTCTGTTGAGCTAGGCAGTTTTTATCTTGATATTATTAAAGATCGCCAGTACACCGCGAAGCAAGAAGGTCATGCTCGTCGTAGTTGTCAATCTGCGCTTTATCATATTGCCGAAGCTATGGTTCGTTGGATGACGCCAATCTTAAGCTTTACCGCCGACGAAGTTTGGCAGCAGCTACCAGGTAAGCGTGAAAAGTATGTGTTTACTCAAGAATGGTATCAAGGCCTAGAAGCGGTAACGCTTGACAGTGATTTAAGTGATGATTATTGGGAAAAACTATTAACTGTCCGTAACGAAGTCAACAAAGTGCTTGAACAAGCGCGTCGTGACAAGCGTATTGGTGGTTCATTAGAAGCTGAAGTCACATTGTTTGCTGATGCTGATTTAGCGGCTGAACTCGCCAAGGTGGGTGATGAGTTGCGTTTTATCCTCATTACTTCAAAAGCGGCCGTGGCGGATATGTCACAAGCCGGTGATGACGCCATCGAAACAGAATTATGCTCACTTAAGCTAGTGGTAGCCAAAAGTTCGGCAGAGAAGTGCGAGCGTTGCTGGCACTATCGTGAAGAAGTTGGCACCATTGAATCTCACCCAACATTGTGTCAACGCTGTGTGACCAATATTGAAGGTGAAGGTGAACAACGCAATTTTGCTTAAGGAAGTAACACAATGAGTACTGTGCCATTAACATGGAAAGACAGTGGCTTGCGTTGGTATTGGGTAGCTGCATTGGTGTTTTTAGCCGATCAGCTATCTAAACAATGGGTTTTGGCCAATTTTGAATTGTATGAGTCTATCAAGCTTCTGCCATTTTTTAATTTCACTTATGTGCGAAACTATGGCGCTGCGTTCAGTTTTTTAAGTGATGCTGGTGGCTGGCAACGTTGGTTCTTTACTATTATAGCCCTCGGCTTTAGTACTTTACTCACCATATGGCTACGTAAACAGTCACACACGATATGGCGGAGTAATTTAGCCTTTACCTTAGTTATTGGTGGCGCACTGGGCAATTTAGTTGATCGTTTAATGCATGGCTTTGTCGTTGATTTTATCGATTTCTACTGGCAAACCAGCCATTATCCAGCGTTTAACATTGCCGATTCAGGTATATTTGTGGGTGCAGTACTGATCATTTGGGAATCATTTAGACCAGATGCAAAGTCACCAAAGGAGCAAGATTAACTGTGACAGATTTAACTAAACAAGATGGTCGCTCATTGGTGTGCCATATGAATATTGTATTAGAAGACGGATCGACCGCCGACAGTACTAAAGCATCGGGCAAACCGGCGCGTTTTAATATTGGTGACGGTAGCTTAAGTCCGGCTTTTGAAGATGAACTTAAAGACTTGAGTGAAGGTGATAAGCACAAGTTTACCTTAGCGGCAAAAGATGCTTTTGGTGAGTCAAATCCAGATGCAATCCATTATATGGACAGAAGCCGTTTTCCAGCTGATATGAAGCTTGAAGACGGTGTCATCGTCAGTTTTGCAGGCCCAGGTGGTAGTGAAATACCGGGTATTGTTCGTGATACGGCTGGTGATTCAATTACTGTCGATTTAAACCATCCACTTGCTGGACGCACGCTTACGTTTGAGCTT
The Shewanella vesiculosa DNA segment above includes these coding regions:
- the ribF gene encoding bifunctional riboflavin kinase/FAD synthetase, which gives rise to MELIRGIHNILASHHGCVLTIGNFDGVHRGHAQVISSLVSKAHHFQLPATLMTFEPQPQERFRGADAPARLSLLRDKMRLLDELKIDRLLCINFTEAFANQPAEAFIEELLVNKLGVKYLVVGDDFCFGKGRLGNFEMLVAAGKKFGFTVVSTQSFVVGSSRVSSTAVREQLALGNLEQARRLLGHPFILSGKVAHGQKLGRTIGFPTANIALKRHVVPIRGVFAVRLYWDGSDIYDGVANVGFRPTVNGQTCRLEVHLFDFTGDLYGKRVEVELVAKIRDEQPFESLDALKKQILNDANEARALFSNDAS
- the ileS gene encoding isoleucine--tRNA ligase, with translation MSDYKFTLNLPETEFPMRGNLANREPEMLNSWTQDGLYQQIRESRIGRKPFILHDGPPYANGSIHIGHSVNKILKDIIVKSKTMSGFDAPYIPGWDCHGLPIELKVEQKVGKPGVKISAAEFREECRKYAAIQVEGQRDDFIRLGVLGDWQNPYLTMDFSTEANIVRSLAKVIDSGHLHKGVKPVHWCTDCGSALAEAEVEYEDKTSPAIDVAFVAVDSQAVAAKFGVENYAKPVAMAIWTTTPWTIPANRALALSPELDYSLVEFVKDGKTTTLILAQVLVESCLERYAAESHVILGEVKGAELELMRFSHPFYAFDVPAILGDHVTTDAGTGIVHTAPGHGQDDFIVGQKYGLEVANPVGDNGVYKADTEFFAGQHVFKANANVVALLEEKGALLLHVAYRHSYPHCWRHKTPIIFRATPQWFISMDNHGLRSQALKEIEQTKWIPDWGQSRIEKMVENRPDWCISRQRTWGVPITLFVHRETDELHPDSVSLMERVAHRIEQQGIQAWWDLDASELLGDEADQYRKVTDTLDVWFDSGSSFSSVVAARPEFHGHGVDLYLEGSDQHRGWFMSSLMISTAMNGTAPYKQVLTHGFTVDGKGRKMSKSVGNVIAPLQVINKLGADILRLWVAATDYSGEMTVSDEILNRSADAYRRIRNTARFLLANLNGFNPETDMIASEDMVALDRWVVRRAAVLQQEIIEAYDQYNFHQVTQKLMQFCSVELGSFYLDIIKDRQYTAKQEGHARRSCQSALYHIAEAMVRWMTPILSFTADEVWQQLPGKREKYVFTQEWYQGLEAVTLDSDLSDDYWEKLLTVRNEVNKVLEQARRDKRIGGSLEAEVTLFADADLAAELAKVGDELRFILITSKAAVADMSQAGDDAIETELCSLKLVVAKSSAEKCERCWHYREEVGTIESHPTLCQRCVTNIEGEGEQRNFA
- the lspA gene encoding signal peptidase II; the protein is MPLTWKDSGLRWYWVAALVFLADQLSKQWVLANFELYESIKLLPFFNFTYVRNYGAAFSFLSDAGGWQRWFFTIIALGFSTLLTIWLRKQSHTIWRSNLAFTLVIGGALGNLVDRLMHGFVVDFIDFYWQTSHYPAFNIADSGIFVGAVLIIWESFRPDAKSPKEQD
- the fkpB gene encoding FKBP-type peptidyl-prolyl cis-trans isomerase, with product MNIVLEDGSTADSTKASGKPARFNIGDGSLSPAFEDELKDLSEGDKHKFTLAAKDAFGESNPDAIHYMDRSRFPADMKLEDGVIVSFAGPGGSEIPGIVRDTAGDSITVDLNHPLAGRTLTFELEVVSVITD